The Desmonostoc muscorum LEGE 12446 genome includes a region encoding these proteins:
- the def gene encoding peptide deformylase, producing the protein MSESIIQLGNPTLRQKAVWVDNIKDQDIQKLIDDLMTTVAKANGVGIAAPQVAQSYRLFIVASRPNPRYPNAPEMEPTAMINPRIIAHSTEVVKDWEGCLSVPGIRGLVPRYKTIEVEYSDRQGNLQKQELTDFVGRIFQHEYDHLDGIVFVDRIENTLDMITEQEYQQRVVNKT; encoded by the coding sequence ATGTCTGAATCAATCATTCAATTAGGCAATCCCACACTGCGGCAAAAAGCTGTTTGGGTTGATAACATCAAAGATCAAGATATCCAAAAATTAATCGATGACTTAATGACTACCGTTGCCAAGGCTAACGGGGTGGGAATTGCTGCGCCTCAAGTTGCACAATCTTATCGTTTATTTATTGTGGCTTCCCGACCTAATCCCAGGTATCCCAATGCTCCAGAAATGGAACCTACTGCTATGATTAATCCTAGAATCATTGCTCACTCAACGGAAGTTGTCAAAGATTGGGAAGGTTGTTTAAGTGTTCCAGGCATTAGGGGGTTAGTTCCTCGGTATAAAACTATTGAAGTGGAATATAGCGATCGCCAAGGCAATCTCCAAAAGCAAGAATTAACCGATTTCGTCGGTCGTATCTTTCAACACGAATATGACCACCTCGACGGCATCGTGTTTGTAGACCGCATAGAAAACACTCTCGATATGATCACTGAGCAGGAATACCAACAACGAGTAGTTAATAAGACTTAA
- a CDS encoding heavy metal translocating P-type ATPase, whose amino-acid sequence MAQVTVQPPSLRVETSHDIVEKQSQVIPLVQKNGKVSLAERNGHSRTHTAQVSYSVVHAIRGRIRLRVPRLRYDADYAQRLIALLEADPLVTNVRIKPAAAALVVNYKSSSVADAKVRSRLSYLIVAANEVGIILPKANNSLASQPTDDAENSWPGMQLSAMATGLAVLGGPLGLPIPPLIVAGTIALATLPVFQRAVEGITKQRKLNIDFLDFLAIAITTVQGQFLTPSLMLSLIEIGENIRDRTARSSKLQTLDLLSSLGQFVWVERNGIKEQIPIQDVQRGDTVIVYPGEQVPVDGTILRGKALLDEQKLTGESMPVLKRKGQPVFASTLMREGRIYILAEWTGNDTRAGQSIKLMQEAPVHDTRMENYAIKIAEKAVVPTLLLGGAVFAATRNPARVASVLTLDLCTGIRVSIPTTVLAALTYAAKHGILIRSGRALEQLAAVDTLVFDKTGTLTKGEVSVVGVESLNPATSDLRVLELAAAAEQRLTHPVAEAVIRYAEAQQVVIPSRSKWDYQLGLGVQADIDGETVYVGSERFLRQQGVDMEQLNGHKPADSLIYVASNNQLQGRIIYSDILRPESQEVITQLLTVDGVEVHMLTGDNKRTANAVAAQLGIAPKHTHAEAFPEQKAAVVRQLHEQGKTVAFVGDGINDSPALAYADVSVSFANGSEIARETADVVLMQNDLHGLLEAIAIARKAKQIIHQNTSIVAFPNIAAMFVAVFFGLNPLAATVVNNGSTVVAGVNGLRPILKPSPKKALPSAR is encoded by the coding sequence ATGGCACAAGTCACAGTTCAACCACCATCCCTTCGAGTTGAAACATCTCACGACATTGTAGAAAAACAGAGTCAGGTAATTCCTTTAGTGCAAAAGAATGGCAAAGTTTCTCTGGCTGAGAGAAATGGACATTCTCGCACACATACTGCTCAAGTTTCCTACAGTGTTGTTCATGCAATTCGCGGAAGGATACGGTTGCGCGTGCCTCGATTACGTTACGATGCCGATTATGCTCAACGTCTTATAGCTTTACTCGAAGCCGATCCCCTCGTTACTAATGTCCGAATCAAACCGGCGGCGGCGGCGTTAGTGGTGAATTATAAGTCTAGTTCAGTTGCAGATGCGAAGGTGCGATCGCGTTTGAGTTATCTGATTGTGGCGGCCAATGAAGTCGGAATAATTTTACCAAAAGCGAACAATTCATTGGCTTCCCAACCAACAGACGATGCAGAGAATTCCTGGCCTGGAATGCAACTTTCGGCCATGGCTACTGGTTTAGCTGTGTTAGGAGGACCGTTGGGACTACCGATCCCACCTTTAATAGTGGCGGGAACCATTGCCCTAGCGACGTTACCGGTATTCCAAAGAGCAGTAGAAGGGATCACAAAGCAACGCAAACTGAACATTGACTTTTTGGATTTTCTAGCGATCGCTATTACTACCGTCCAAGGTCAATTTCTCACGCCATCATTGATGTTGAGCTTAATTGAAATTGGTGAAAACATCCGCGATCGTACTGCTCGTTCTTCCAAATTGCAAACTCTAGATTTACTTAGTTCCTTAGGACAATTCGTCTGGGTTGAACGCAATGGGATCAAAGAACAAATCCCCATTCAGGATGTACAACGTGGGGATACAGTCATTGTCTATCCTGGCGAACAGGTTCCAGTCGATGGTACTATCCTCCGGGGTAAAGCCTTGCTAGACGAGCAAAAACTCACCGGCGAATCCATGCCGGTCTTGAAAAGAAAAGGACAGCCAGTTTTTGCTTCAACCTTGATGCGCGAAGGACGAATTTATATCTTGGCGGAATGGACAGGTAACGACACCCGTGCTGGACAAAGCATCAAGTTAATGCAAGAAGCACCCGTCCACGATACCCGCATGGAAAACTATGCCATCAAAATTGCCGAAAAAGCAGTTGTGCCAACTTTGTTACTGGGTGGGGCAGTATTTGCCGCAACTCGTAACCCAGCACGAGTAGCCAGTGTCCTCACCCTGGACTTATGCACAGGAATTAGGGTATCAATTCCAACAACAGTTTTGGCAGCACTGACTTATGCAGCCAAGCACGGCATCCTCATTCGTAGTGGTCGGGCATTAGAACAACTAGCAGCAGTTGATACACTTGTGTTTGATAAGACCGGCACTCTCACAAAAGGAGAAGTTTCAGTTGTTGGAGTTGAGAGTCTCAATCCTGCAACATCAGATTTGCGAGTGTTGGAACTAGCCGCGGCGGCTGAACAGCGCCTGACACACCCCGTAGCCGAAGCAGTGATTCGCTATGCCGAAGCACAACAAGTAGTGATACCCAGCCGGAGTAAATGGGACTATCAATTGGGTTTAGGCGTCCAAGCCGACATTGACGGCGAGACTGTTTACGTAGGTAGCGAGCGCTTTTTACGTCAGCAAGGCGTAGACATGGAACAGCTCAATGGGCACAAGCCAGCAGACTCGCTGATTTACGTTGCTAGTAACAATCAACTTCAGGGTAGAATAATCTATAGCGATATTCTGCGTCCCGAAAGTCAGGAAGTAATTACCCAGTTATTGACAGTCGATGGCGTAGAAGTCCACATGCTCACCGGAGATAACAAGCGAACAGCTAATGCTGTGGCTGCTCAACTGGGGATCGCGCCAAAGCATACCCACGCCGAAGCTTTTCCGGAACAAAAAGCGGCAGTTGTCCGCCAACTACACGAACAAGGCAAAACAGTTGCATTTGTGGGTGATGGAATTAACGACTCGCCAGCTTTAGCCTACGCAGATGTTTCTGTATCCTTCGCTAACGGTTCAGAAATTGCGCGGGAAACAGCAGACGTGGTGTTAATGCAAAATGACTTGCATGGTTTATTAGAAGCGATCGCGATCGCTCGTAAAGCCAAGCAAATAATTCATCAAAACACCAGTATTGTTGCCTTTCCTAACATAGCTGCAATGTTTGTTGCTGTGTTCTTTGGTCTTAACCCCTTAGCAGCCACAGTAGTCAACAACGGCTCAACAGTAGTTGCCGGAGTCAACGGTTTGCGCCCAATTCTCAAACCTTCACCAAAAAAAGCTCTACCATCAGCAAGATGA
- a CDS encoding DUF5132 domain-containing protein: MPKITDFIEDAGPVGIVAGIGAVILAPVLIPIVAGIGKPIAKSVIKGGLLAYEKSKGAFAELGESWEDIVAEARAELAEDKQTPVFEAASSPIDNTSDNGV, translated from the coding sequence ATGCCAAAAATTACTGATTTCATTGAAGATGCTGGCCCTGTGGGAATTGTAGCTGGAATTGGCGCAGTTATACTGGCTCCTGTTCTGATTCCCATCGTCGCTGGAATTGGTAAACCCATAGCCAAGTCTGTAATCAAAGGCGGACTTTTAGCCTACGAAAAAAGCAAAGGAGCCTTTGCAGAACTTGGTGAAAGCTGGGAAGATATTGTAGCTGAAGCCAGAGCCGAACTGGCTGAAGACAAGCAAACTCCAGTATTTGAAGCTGCTAGCAGCCCTATTGACAACACCTCAGATAATGGTGTCTAA
- a CDS encoding DUF4351 domain-containing protein gives MSLEELERADNDSPWKEILSAYFPQAMQFFFPETAALIDWQRPHEFLDKEFQQIAREAEQGRRYADKLVKVWQLQGQEIWLLIHVEIQAKSEDAFSQRMFSYNLRIFDKFGQGAISLAILCDADPTWRPNQYSYSYPHTRLNFEFGIVKLLDYQNRWQELEASDNPFATVVMAHLQTQQTTKKLKERKAVKFSLIRRLYELGLPQTDIRNLYRFIDWVMILPKALEAEFWQEFKQFEQERTMSYITTGERIGYERGKQEGKQEGKQEQGQTLVLRQLQRRVGELPQEVQRRIQTLSLEQLEALGEALLDFTAIEDLLSWLEANLTA, from the coding sequence ATGAGTTTAGAAGAACTAGAAAGAGCAGATAATGATAGCCCGTGGAAAGAAATTTTATCAGCTTACTTTCCCCAAGCTATGCAATTTTTCTTTCCCGAAACAGCAGCATTAATAGATTGGCAACGTCCCCACGAATTTCTGGATAAGGAATTTCAACAAATCGCCCGCGAAGCAGAACAAGGTCGGCGATATGCAGATAAATTAGTGAAGGTTTGGCAACTTCAAGGACAAGAAATTTGGCTGTTAATCCATGTAGAAATCCAAGCCAAATCAGAAGACGCTTTTAGCCAAAGAATGTTTTCTTACAATCTGCGAATATTTGATAAGTTTGGTCAAGGAGCCATAAGTTTGGCGATTTTGTGTGATGCTGATCCAACATGGCGACCAAACCAATATAGTTATAGTTATCCCCATACCAGACTGAACTTTGAATTTGGCATCGTCAAGCTTTTAGATTATCAAAACCGTTGGCAAGAATTAGAAGCCAGCGACAACCCATTTGCAACTGTAGTAATGGCGCATTTGCAGACACAGCAAACAACTAAAAAGCTCAAAGAACGTAAAGCTGTGAAATTTAGCTTGATTCGCCGATTGTATGAATTAGGCTTGCCACAAACAGATATTCGTAACCTGTATCGATTTATTGATTGGGTTATGATTTTACCAAAAGCCTTGGAAGCAGAATTTTGGCAAGAGTTTAAACAGTTTGAGCAGGAGCGGACTATGAGCTACATCACCACAGGCGAACGCATTGGCTACGAGCGTGGGAAACAAGAAGGCAAGCAGGAAGGGAAACAAGAACAAGGACAAACTCTCGTGCTACGGCAACTACAAAGACGGGTAGGAGAGTTACCACAAGAGGTGCAAAGGCGTATTCAAACTCTTTCTCTAGAGCAGTTAGAAGCACTTGGAGAGGCTTTATTAGATTTTACAGCCATTGAAGATTTACTTAGCTGGTTGGAAGCAAATCTCACAGCGTAG
- the asnB gene encoding asparagine synthase (glutamine-hydrolyzing): MCGIVALFSKQEPISESSLRLGIDSLKHRGPDGQKFWISPDRRVALGHTRLSIIDLQNGDQPIANQDETLHIIANGEFYDFERIQRDLKQWGYELKTNSDTEIALHLYSEFGTQCLHHLRGEFAFVIWDERNDLLFAARDRFGIKPLYYSIYENTIYLASEVKALFAAGVPSYWDHESFWQAECGILAPDRTIFANVYQVPPGYFLLASRSGIQLHRYWDFDYPLINDSLPQYKAEDYIEQLRHTLDEAIQLRLRADVPVGFYLSGGLDSSTVLGMAAHHSSSPLNAFTLAFDHEAYNEEPIAREMAAHTGANLQTIPIRQSDLAEHFADSIWHCEMLCINPNTTAKYLLSRAARDAGYKVVLTGEGSDEIFGGYAHFRQDMLLQNQQGQDEQTVKLLLEELKLKNKVSVGLLAENSSSQALNGVQRLLGFAPAWMQASSEGYLRSVPLYSPDFLAQFSHRDVYRMFFNQIDVQEQLKGREPVHQSLYLWSKTVLPNYLLRMLGDGVEMAHSIEGRLPFLDHKVVELVCNMPVALKIRGLTEKYVLREAAKPFITDTMYNRQKHPFLAPPSSVQPNEALQQLVQDTLRSSLMSSVPFYNHAAVINLLDQLPTMSESQRISIDLVLMKMLSACILQEKFGLI; this comes from the coding sequence ATGTGTGGCATAGTAGCCTTGTTTTCCAAACAGGAACCAATTTCTGAATCATCTTTGAGACTAGGTATTGATTCCTTGAAGCATCGAGGTCCAGATGGACAAAAATTTTGGATTTCTCCAGATAGACGTGTTGCACTAGGACATACACGACTTAGTATTATCGACCTTCAAAACGGAGATCAGCCGATTGCCAACCAAGATGAAACTCTACATATTATTGCCAATGGAGAGTTTTATGACTTCGAGCGTATACAGCGTGATTTGAAACAATGGGGATATGAGCTAAAAACAAACTCTGATACTGAGATAGCTCTGCATCTATACAGCGAGTTTGGGACACAATGCCTGCATCATCTGAGGGGTGAGTTTGCTTTTGTTATTTGGGATGAACGTAATGATTTGCTTTTTGCAGCACGAGATCGTTTTGGTATCAAGCCTTTGTATTACAGTATTTATGAAAATACTATTTATCTAGCTTCCGAAGTCAAAGCTTTATTTGCTGCGGGTGTCCCTAGTTATTGGGATCATGAATCTTTTTGGCAAGCTGAGTGCGGCATCTTAGCTCCAGACCGCACTATCTTTGCCAATGTTTACCAAGTACCACCAGGCTATTTTCTGTTGGCATCTCGCTCTGGAATACAACTGCATCGTTATTGGGATTTTGATTATCCGCTGATTAATGATTCCTTACCTCAGTACAAAGCAGAGGATTATATTGAACAACTTCGCCATACATTAGATGAAGCTATCCAATTGCGTTTGAGGGCTGATGTGCCAGTTGGCTTTTATCTCAGTGGTGGTCTTGATTCATCTACAGTTTTAGGGATGGCAGCACATCATAGTTCTTCTCCTCTGAACGCATTTACTCTTGCTTTTGACCATGAAGCTTATAACGAAGAACCAATTGCTCGTGAAATGGCAGCACATACTGGTGCTAATTTACAGACTATTCCTATTCGCCAATCGGACTTAGCTGAACATTTTGCAGATTCCATTTGGCATTGTGAAATGCTATGTATTAATCCCAACACAACTGCCAAATATCTGTTAAGTCGAGCGGCGCGAGATGCAGGTTATAAAGTTGTACTTACAGGTGAAGGCTCAGATGAAATATTTGGAGGCTATGCTCATTTCCGCCAAGATATGTTGCTCCAGAATCAACAAGGACAAGATGAGCAGACAGTAAAACTTTTGTTAGAAGAACTGAAGTTAAAGAATAAAGTTTCAGTGGGATTATTAGCTGAAAATAGCTCAAGTCAAGCTTTAAATGGTGTTCAGCGTTTGTTAGGCTTTGCCCCTGCTTGGATGCAGGCTTCATCTGAGGGATATCTCAGGTCGGTTCCTTTATATTCACCAGACTTTCTTGCACAATTTTCACACAGAGATGTTTATCGGATGTTTTTTAATCAGATAGATGTGCAAGAACAACTGAAGGGAAGGGAGCCTGTACACCAATCTCTCTATCTGTGGTCTAAAACTGTCTTACCTAATTACCTTTTACGGATGTTAGGTGATGGTGTTGAAATGGCACATTCTATTGAAGGGCGGCTTCCTTTTTTGGATCACAAAGTTGTGGAATTAGTTTGCAATATGCCCGTTGCACTCAAGATTCGTGGACTGACTGAAAAATATGTACTAAGAGAAGCAGCAAAGCCGTTTATAACCGATACGATGTATAACCGCCAAAAGCATCCATTTCTAGCTCCACCTTCAAGTGTCCAGCCAAATGAAGCCCTACAGCAACTTGTCCAAGATACTCTGCGGAGTTCTTTGATGTCTTCTGTTCCCTTCTATAACCATGCAGCAGTAATTAATTTACTTGATCAATTACCAACAATGAGTGAAAGCCAACGTATTTCCATCGATTTAGTTTTGATGAAAATGCTGAGTGCTTGTATTCTTCAAGAAAAATTCGGACTCATCTGA
- the dhaK gene encoding dihydroxyacetone kinase subunit DhaK, whose protein sequence is MKKLINKPEDFVRESLEGMAAAHSDLIKVNYDPAFVYRADAPVQGKVAIISGGGSGHEPMHAGFVGRGMLDAACPGEVFTSPTPDQMLEAAKQVDGGAGILYIVKNYSGDVMNFEMATELAHAEGIRSLNILIDDDVAVKDSLYTQGRRGVGTTILAEKICGAAAEEGYDLSQLANLCRRVNLHGRSMGIALTSCTTPAKGTPTFELGDRQIELGIGIHGEPGTERTTIKSVDEITEILTRSLIEDTAYTRTLREWDENKGEWADVELIDPPLVKGDRVLAFVNGMGGTPVSELYLVYRKLAEICQQQGLQIVRNFIGSYITSLEMQGCSITLLKLDDEMMRLWDAPVKTPSWRWGIS, encoded by the coding sequence ATGAAAAAGCTGATTAACAAGCCAGAAGACTTTGTACGGGAAAGTCTAGAGGGTATGGCGGCGGCTCATTCTGATTTAATTAAAGTCAACTATGACCCTGCTTTTGTCTATCGAGCCGATGCACCTGTACAAGGTAAAGTAGCAATTATTTCTGGTGGGGGTAGCGGCCACGAACCGATGCACGCTGGTTTTGTGGGACGAGGAATGCTTGATGCAGCTTGTCCTGGAGAAGTTTTCACTTCACCTACCCCTGACCAAATGCTAGAAGCAGCTAAGCAAGTAGACGGAGGGGCTGGTATCCTTTATATCGTTAAAAATTATAGTGGTGATGTGATGAATTTTGAAATGGCAACGGAGTTAGCTCATGCTGAGGGCATCCGATCGCTAAATATTTTGATTGATGACGATGTGGCAGTCAAGGACAGCCTGTATACCCAAGGACGACGGGGTGTCGGAACAACAATATTGGCGGAAAAAATTTGTGGCGCAGCAGCCGAAGAAGGGTATGATTTATCACAATTAGCAAATTTGTGTCGGCGGGTAAATTTGCATGGGCGGAGTATGGGAATTGCTCTGACCTCTTGTACAACGCCAGCCAAAGGAACGCCAACATTTGAATTGGGCGATCGCCAAATTGAATTAGGTATCGGTATTCACGGTGAACCAGGAACAGAACGCACAACGATAAAATCAGTAGATGAGATTACCGAAATTTTGACGCGATCGCTCATTGAGGATACAGCATACACTCGCACATTGCGCGAGTGGGATGAAAACAAGGGAGAATGGGCGGATGTGGAACTAATTGATCCACCACTTGTAAAAGGCGATCGCGTGTTAGCTTTTGTCAACGGGATGGGTGGAACTCCGGTTTCGGAACTGTATCTTGTTTATCGCAAACTCGCCGAAATCTGCCAACAACAAGGATTGCAGATTGTACGAAACTTCATTGGCTCTTATATTACATCTCTGGAAATGCAAGGTTGTTCCATTACCCTGCTGAAGTTAGATGATGAAATGATGCGGCTATGGGATGCACCAGTAAAAACGCCGAGTTGGCGCTGGGGAATTTCATAA
- a CDS encoding HhoA/HhoB/HtrA family serine endopeptidase, protein MKTTNHNLTLKNMNTRGLPHRLWMLSIVVLLGSCSLLPAKTFESQQSEPQAEKPVDSNPVIVPPPIISSSGDPNFVVKVVQNAGSAVVRIDSSRTITSRVPDEFNDPLFRRFFGDAAPQPRQRVERGSGSGFIINSSGQILTNSHVVDGADRVTVTLKDGRTFDGKVLGEDAVTDVAVIKIEANNLPTLSVGNSDILQPGEPVIAIGNPLGLNNTVTSGIISATGRSGSDIGASDKRVDYIQTDAAINPGNSGGPLLNTRGQVIAMNTAIIRGAQGLGFAIPINTAQRIAQELIAKGKVDHPYLGVQMVTLTPENRERIKNIAGNRLNLTAEEGVLLVEIVPRSPASAAGLRAGDVIKSINNQPVTKIEQVQKLVENSKIGTSLPIEVERNGQIVQVAVRPAPLPVRREG, encoded by the coding sequence ATGAAGACAACAAACCATAACTTAACGCTCAAAAATATGAATACCAGAGGTTTGCCCCACAGGTTGTGGATGCTCTCAATAGTGGTGTTGCTGGGGAGCTGCTCTCTTCTACCTGCCAAAACCTTTGAGAGTCAACAAAGCGAACCTCAAGCTGAAAAGCCAGTAGATTCCAATCCGGTAATTGTTCCTCCACCAATTATCTCATCGTCTGGAGATCCTAATTTTGTGGTAAAAGTCGTGCAAAATGCTGGTTCTGCGGTAGTTAGGATTGATTCTTCCAGAACAATCACTTCTCGTGTACCAGACGAATTTAACGACCCATTATTCCGGCGGTTTTTTGGAGACGCAGCGCCACAGCCGAGACAACGGGTAGAGCGGGGTAGCGGCTCTGGATTTATCATTAATTCCTCAGGTCAGATTTTGACGAATTCTCACGTAGTAGACGGTGCTGATAGAGTGACTGTTACACTCAAAGATGGTCGGACTTTTGACGGCAAAGTTTTAGGTGAAGACGCGGTAACAGATGTAGCTGTGATCAAAATTGAGGCCAATAACCTGCCAACCCTGTCTGTAGGGAACTCAGACATTTTGCAACCAGGAGAGCCAGTAATCGCCATCGGCAATCCCTTAGGCTTGAATAATACCGTCACTTCTGGGATTATTAGTGCTACAGGTCGTTCTGGTAGCGATATTGGTGCTAGTGATAAGCGGGTTGATTACATCCAAACCGATGCCGCCATTAACCCTGGTAATTCTGGGGGGCCACTACTAAATACCCGTGGTCAAGTAATTGCCATGAATACAGCCATTATCCGGGGCGCTCAAGGCTTGGGATTTGCCATTCCCATTAACACCGCCCAAAGAATTGCTCAAGAATTAATCGCTAAAGGCAAAGTAGATCATCCTTATTTGGGTGTGCAAATGGTGACGCTGACACCAGAAAACAGAGAAAGAATCAAAAATATTGCAGGCAATCGCTTAAATCTTACAGCAGAAGAAGGCGTTTTACTCGTGGAAATAGTGCCGCGTTCGCCCGCATCCGCAGCAGGACTCCGAGCAGGTGATGTGATTAAAAGCATTAATAACCAGCCTGTGACTAAAATTGAACAAGTACAGAAGCTAGTAGAAAATAGCAAAATTGGTACCAGCCTACCAATAGAAGTAGAGCGCAATGGGCAAATTGTCCAAGTAGCAGTTCGACCTGCTCCTTTACCTGTAAGACGTGAAGGGTAA
- a CDS encoding HMA2 domain-containing protein, whose protein sequence is MLTNSHGNLTKMPKIIEQAALSNLSKPISTKILSNTPGRLRLRVALPHRQNGEMQRIADVLEAQPNINQVRTNIDHGSIVINHDAKDDTLKNVVATLTDLGVIFADITEGKSEAAVGITNAVVNLNKRVELATKGEIDLRVIFPLGLSILAIRQLLAKGLQFEIIPWYVLAWYAFDSFIKLHGVSKPQSTSNE, encoded by the coding sequence GTGTTGACAAATAGTCATGGTAATCTCACCAAGATGCCCAAAATTATTGAGCAAGCAGCTTTAAGCAATTTATCCAAACCAATATCCACAAAAATTCTTAGCAATACCCCAGGACGGCTACGGTTGAGAGTTGCTCTACCCCATCGTCAAAACGGGGAAATGCAACGCATTGCTGATGTATTAGAAGCACAACCAAACATTAATCAAGTGCGGACTAATATTGATCACGGTAGTATTGTGATCAACCACGATGCTAAAGATGACACTTTGAAAAATGTAGTTGCCACACTCACAGATTTAGGAGTTATTTTCGCCGATATTACTGAGGGTAAATCTGAAGCGGCGGTGGGCATTACAAATGCAGTTGTGAACTTAAACAAAAGAGTCGAACTAGCAACAAAAGGCGAAATTGACTTGCGCGTTATTTTTCCCTTAGGATTGAGCATCCTTGCTATTAGACAGTTACTAGCTAAGGGTTTGCAATTTGAAATTATTCCTTGGTATGTGTTGGCGTGGTATGCCTTTGATAGTTTTATTAAACTGCACGGTGTGAGCAAACCACAATCAACAAGTAATGAGTGA
- the dhaL gene encoding dihydroxyacetone kinase subunit DhaL yields MVSQAQILQWLQSFASEIEQNKAYLTELDAAIGDADHGINMDRGFKKAIAQLPTVADKDIGSILKTVSMTLISSIGGASGPLYGTWFLRASAAVTLKHELTEQDMLELLQAGLDGVLQRGKAQLGDKTMVDVLSPAVGAFQQAVEQNNGTVKAMQQAVAAAQRALEETIPMQAKKGRASYLGERSVGHQDPGGTSAYLMLKSLLGVLESSGEF; encoded by the coding sequence ATGGTCAGTCAAGCGCAGATATTACAATGGTTGCAGTCATTTGCATCGGAAATAGAGCAGAATAAAGCATATTTGACAGAATTAGATGCAGCCATTGGAGATGCTGACCACGGGATAAATATGGATCGTGGGTTTAAAAAAGCGATCGCTCAATTACCCACTGTTGCAGACAAGGACATTGGCAGCATTCTCAAAACCGTGAGTATGACTTTGATTTCCTCTATTGGCGGTGCAAGTGGTCCTCTCTACGGTACTTGGTTTTTACGAGCGAGTGCAGCAGTAACTCTTAAGCATGAGTTAACAGAACAAGACATGTTAGAGCTATTGCAAGCAGGTTTAGATGGCGTGCTGCAACGTGGTAAAGCCCAACTAGGGGATAAGACAATGGTAGATGTGCTATCTCCGGCTGTGGGAGCTTTTCAGCAGGCTGTAGAACAAAATAACGGTACTGTGAAAGCTATGCAACAGGCTGTAGCCGCTGCCCAAAGGGCGTTGGAGGAAACTATACCAATGCAGGCGAAAAAAGGACGGGCTAGTTATTTGGGAGAGAGGAGTGTTGGACATCAAGATCCGGGAGGGACTTCTGCTTATTTGATGTTGAAGAGTTTGTTGGGGGTGTTGGAAAGTTCTGGAGAATTTTGA